In Odontesthes bonariensis isolate fOdoBon6 chromosome 20, fOdoBon6.hap1, whole genome shotgun sequence, a genomic segment contains:
- the gal3st2 gene encoding galactose-3-O-sulfotransferase 2 yields MLPVPRRWIRKFPPSFSSPSTRRRHCLWMLLILLLVCVTIQTFLIRHARGVKLMGLLSLTSSLSEHKPTLPNSAAANEDPRWRTPTQRPANTEAACRPKSHIVFLKTHKTASSSILNVLYRYGESRNLSFALPLKQSSQLFYPFFFSSHFVEGAGSRRRFHILCNHMRFRKSEVAKVMPQDAFYFSVLRHPAAMMESIFIYYKSIPAFRKTPSLDRFLDSSWRNYNSSVSNNHYAHNVLAFDFGFDNNVADEDLDERASAAIATIERDFHLVLISDYFEESMVLLRHALCWSLEDVVSFRLNSRSQHTRHRLSADTAERVQRWNALDWRIYLHFNASFWRKVERLVGQEAMRREVSELRGLQAKLANTCLKEGGAVHPSRVRDAALKPFQYGAAVIQGYNLNPQLEGRTRTTCQRLITPELQYTKHLFTQQFPEVAAKLRQRSKGSV; encoded by the exons ATGCTGCCGGTGCCGAGGAGATGGATCCGGAAGTTTCCTCCGAGCTTCAGCAGCCC GTCCACCAGGAGGCGCCACTGTCTGTGGATGCTGCTCATCCTGCTGCTCGTCTGCGTGACCATTCAGACCTTCCTCATCCGCCACGCCAG GGGTGTGAAGCTGATGGGACTCCTGAGTCTGACGTCTTCGCTCAGCGAACACAAGCCGACTCTCCCAAACTCTGCGGCGGCGAATGAGGACCCCAGATGGAGGACCCCGACCCAAAGACCCGCCAACACCGAAGCAGCCTGCCGCCCCAAGTCTCACATCGTTTTCCTCAAGACGCACAAAACAGCGAGCAGCAGCATCCTGAACGTTCTGTACCGATACGGTGAGAGCAGGAACCTGAGCTTCGCCCTGCCGCTGAAACAGAGCAGCCAGCTGTTCTACccgttcttcttctcctctcacTTTGTGGAGGGCGCCGGCAGCCGGAGACGCTTCCACATCCTGTGCAACCACATGAGGTTCAGGAAGTCTGAG GTGGCTAAAGTGATGCCTCAGGATGCCTTCTACTTCTCGGTTCTGAGACACCCGGCGGCCATGATGGAGTCCATCTTCATTTACTACAAGAGCATCCCGGCCTTCCGGAAGACTCCCAGCCTGGACAGGTTCTTGGACAGCAGCTGGAGGAACTACAACTCCTCAGTGAGCAACAACCACTACGCGCACAACGTCCTGGCCTTCGACTTCGGCTTCGACAACAACGTGGCAGATGAggacctggatgagagagccaGCGCCGCCATAGCAACCATAGAGCGGGACTTCCACCTCGTCCTGATCTCCGATTACTTTGAGGAGTCCATGGTCCTGCTCAGGCACGCCCTCTGCTGGTCGCTGGAGGACGTGGTTTCCTTCAGGCTGAACAGTCGCAGCCAGCACACGCGCCACCGGCTGTCAGCAGATACCGCAGAAAGAGTCCAGCGCTGGAACGCCTTGGACTGGAGGATTTACCTGCACTTCAACGCCAGCTTCTGGCGCAAAGTGGAGCGACTGGTCGGGCAGGAGGCCATGAGGCGGGAGGTCTCTGAGCTGAGGGGGCTGCAGGCCAAGCTGGCCAACACCTGCCTGAAAGAAGGGGGAGCGGTCCACCCGTCCAGGGTGAGAGACGCAGCGCTGAAGCCGTTCCAGTACGGCGCCGCTGTGATTCAGGGCTACAACCTGAACCCGCAGCTGGAAGGACGGACCAGGACAACGTGTCAGAGGCTCATAACTCCTGAGCTGCAGTACACAAAACATCTGTTCACACAGCAGTTCCCCGAGGTGGCGGCGAAGCTCAGACAGAGGTCCAAAGGCTCCGTGTGA